In a genomic window of Lepisosteus oculatus isolate fLepOcu1 chromosome 3, fLepOcu1.hap2, whole genome shotgun sequence:
- the per1b gene encoding period circadian protein homolog 1b isoform X1 codes for MSDDNSDSAPSHADDVHGVGVSGEGAGPRAGSPGLSGGSETNSRSNSSSPLGGGGGANSPGGGPGGRGSRAPRIQGKGPPQGPQGSSDDMDAHSNGNSSGNDSAVLENESQGRQSTRSSQSSSSHNCKDSGVLLETTESNKSSNSQSPSPPSSSIAYSLLSASSEQDHPSTSGCSSDQSARVKTQKELMTALKELKIRVPAERRGKGRSSTLAALQYALTCVKQVRANQEYYHQWTVDEGQNCSLDLSTYTIEELENITSEYTLKNTDTFSVAVSFITGKVVYVSPQAACILRCKPERLQGALFSKLLAPQDVSVFYSNTVPCRLPAWSACNGTATSPLDCTQEKSMFCRLSGGREREGELRYYPFRLTPYQLTLRDSDQAEPQPCCLLIAERVHSGYEAPRIPPDKRIFTTSHTPSCLFQEVDERAVPLLGYLPQDLVGTPVLLYLHPEDRPAMVAVHKKILQLAGQPLDHSAMRVCARSGEYLTIDTSWSSFINPWSRKVAFIIGRHKVRTSPLNEDVFTPPLNGEVRSLVPEIHELSSRIHRLLLQPVHATGSLGYCSVGSNGSHEHYLSIASSSDSNGAPADETLLHKPMTFQQICKDVHMVKNHGQQVFIESRSKPLPQKHASAGPVLPMASSAGVRPAGEVAKEAASAQRSSAPEEAVKKDSPSPYSYQQINCLDSIIRYLESCNIPNTVKRKCGSSSCTASSTSDDDKQKPGEEASDMNKGATVSLGPVGGPKGGPQGPAHPLTPLALHSKAESVVSITSQCSFSSTIVHVGDKKPPESDIVMMEEAPPTPAPPPPLAAPVAPPPDKDPKDPWRRVGLTKEVLSVHTQKEEQAFLNRFRDLSQLRVFEPPTQAERRHSGVPHTRGVRSSRDYPAGGSSGRRGTGRGSRSKAKRLKHQEPSEHGSSVGIGGVFPASSRATTTLSPPHLPLGPPTSSSSWPTSIGSQASLPPLPYHPGVLPAYPLSVYPPTPRPPQGPPDPQSLPPGFPGAQPTGLRYSPPQNPAPMPAPPPLVTPMVAFVLPNYMFPQLNAPVLPQPFFNPTSIFPFPAASAPTALLPQNLGPPPQLQATTPSQEPLRAPSRSSTPQSSSPPLPDREGSQTPLFQSRCSSPLNLLQLEESCSNRQEVTSLAVAAAQAQQTTPTGGVATQEWAEPQGGSGGLASPTQLSTSGDRKDNENVEAIESSNQDAMSTSSDLLDLLLQEDSRSGTGSAASGSGSSGSGSHGCSTSGSGTRSSQSSHTSKYFGSVDSSENDLAGKKQAGLAAESEQFIKYVLQDPIWLLMANTDEKVMMTYQLATRDPETVLREDREALRAMQKQQPRFSEEQKRELSEVHPWIRTGRLPRAINIPACVGCGSSPPCPGLAPPFDVELHEMELSGVPGSPEDPAGKTLSAPETAMEEEAGPAPAPHANDQEMASEEQEVTSQGGKAASTAVTDMTP; via the exons AACTCCAGTGGGAACGACTCTGCTGTGCTGGAGAATGAGTCGCAGGGGAGGCAATCCACCAGGAGCTCTCAGAGTAGCTCCAGCCACAACTGCAAGGACTCTGGCGTGTTACTGGAGACCACAGAGAGCAATAAGAG CTCCAACTCCCAGAGCCCCTCGCCTCCCAGCAGCTCCATCGCGTACAGCCTGCTGAGCGCCAGCTCCGAGCAGGACCACCCCTCCACCAGTGGCTGCAG CTCGGACCAGTCCGCGCGGGTGAAGACCCAGAAGGAGCTGATGACGGCCCTGAAGGAGCTGAAGATCCGCGTGCCGGCGGAGCGGCGGGGGAAGGGGCGCTCCAGCACGCTGGCCGCGCTGCAGTACGCCCTCACCTGCGTCAAGCAAGTCCGAG CCAACCAGGAGTACTACCACCAGTGGACAGTGGACGAGGGTCAGAACTGCAGCCTGGACCTGTCAACCTACACCATCGAGGAGCTGGAGAACATCACCTCCGAGTACACCCTCAAGAACACT GACACATTCTCGGTGGCCGTGTCCTTCATCACGGGGAAGGTGGTGTACGTCTCCCCCCAGGCGGCCTGTATCCTGCGCTGCAAACCTGAgcgcctgcagggggcgctttTCTCCAAGCTGCTGGCCCCCCAGGATGTCAGCGTGTTCTACAGCAACACCGTGCCCTGCCGCCTGCCCGCCTGGTCTGCCTGTAATGGCACAG CTACCTCACCCCTGGATTGCACCCAGGAGAAATCCATGTTCTGTCGTCTCAG TGGGGGccgggagagggagggagagctgCGGTACTACCCCTTCCGACTGACGCCCTACCAGCTGACCCTGCGCGACAGCGACCAAGCCGAGCCCCAGCCCTGCTGCCTGCTCATCGCAGAGCGGGTCCATTCTGGATACGAGG cTCCCCGCATTCCCCCAGACAAGCGAATCTTCACCACGAGCCACACCCCCAGCTGTCTCTTTCAGGAGGTGGATGAGCG TGCGGTGCCATTGTTGGGGTACCTTCCTCAGGACCTAGTGGGGACCCCAGTTCTGCTGTACCTGCACCCCGAGGATCGGCCAGCCATGGTGGCTGTTCATAAGAAGA TCCTGCAGTTGGCCGGCCAGCCCCTGGACCACTCCGCCATGCGGGTGTGTGCGCGCAGCGGGGAGTACCTGACCATCGACACCAGCTGGTCCAGCTTCATCAACCCCTGGAGCCGCAAGGTGGCCTTCATCATCGGCCGGCACAAAGTCCGCAC GAGCCCCCTGAACGAGGACGTGTTCACACCGCCCCTCAACGGGGAGGTGCGGTCGCTGGTCCCCGAGATCCACGAGCTGAGCAGCCGGATCCACCGGCTCCTCCTGCAG cCTGTGCACGCCACCGGCTCTCTGGGCTACTGCAGTGTGGGCAGTAACGGCTCCCATGAGCACTACCTCAGCATCGCCTCGTCCAGCGACAGCAACGGGGCGCCCGCCGACGAGACACTGCTGCACAAGCCG ATGACGTTCCAGCAGATCTGTAAGGACGTGCACATGGTGAAGAACCACGGCCAGCAGGTCTTCATCGAGTCGCGCAGTAAACCGCTGCCCCAGAAACACGCCAGCGCAG GTCCGGTGCTGCCGATGGCTAGCAGCGCGGGAGTGAGGCCAGCTGGGGAGGTGGCCAAGGAGGCAGCCTCTGCCCAGCGTTCCTCGGCTCCAGAGGAGGCAGTGAAGAAGGATTCGCCGTCCCCGTACTCCTACCAGCAGATCAACTGTCTGGACAGTATTATCCG GTACCTGGAGAGCTGCAACATTCCCAACACAGTGAAGAGGAAGTGTGGCTCCTCCTCCTGCACCGCATCATCCACCTCCGACGACGACAAGCAGAAGCCTGGAGAGGAGGCCTCAGACATGAATAAAG GGGCGACGGTGTCTCTGGGGCCTGTAGGGGGGCCGAAGGGGGGACCTCAGGGGCCCGCTCACCCCCTCACGCCCCTGGCGCTGCACAGCAAGGCAGAGAGCGTGGTCTCCATCACCAGCCAGTGCAGCTTCAGCAGCACCATTGTCCACGTGGGCGACAAGAAACCCCCCGAGTCAG ACATTGTGATGATGGAAGAGGCCCCTCCCACCCCAGCCCCGCCCCCTCCCTTGGCCGCGCCTGTGGCCCCGCCCCCGGATAAGGACCCGAAGGACCCCTGGCGGCGGGTGGGGCTGACCAAGGAGGTCCTGTCTGTGCACACGCAGAAGGAGGAGCAGGCGTTCCTCAACCGGTTCCGCGACCTCAGCCAGCTGCGGGTCTTCGAGCCACCAACCCAAGCCGAGCGCCGGCACAGCGGGGTGCCCCACACGCGAG GGGTGCGCAGTTCCAGGGACTacccagcagggggcagcagtGGGCGGCGGGGCACCGGACGGGGGAGCAGGTCGAAGGCCAAGAGACTGAAGCACCAGGAGCCGTCCGAGCACGGCAGCTCTGTCGGGATCGGGGGGGTCTTCCCAGCATCCAGCAGGGCCACGACCACCCTGTCCCCCCCGCACCTGCCTCTGGGACCCCCGACTTCGTCCTCGTCCTGGCCCACTTCCATCGGCTCCCAGGCCAGCCTGCCCCCCCTTCCCTACCACCCTGGCGTCCTGCCTGCCTACCCCCTCTCGGTCTACCCGCCCACTCCCAGGCCCCCACAAGGCCCCCCTGACCCCCAAAGCCTTCCCCCTGGCTTTCCCGGTGCCCAGCCCACTGGCCTCCGCTATTCCCCTCCCCAGAACCCCGCCCCCATGCCTGCCCCACCCCCTCTGGTCACCCCCATGGTGGCATTTGTGCTGCCCAACTACATGTTCCCCCAGCTCAACGCCCCGGTCCTCCCTCAGCCCTTCTTCAACCCCACCTCCATCTTCCCCTTCCCAGCTGCCTCCGCCCCCACAGCCCTCCTGCCCCAGAACCTGGGGCCGCCCCCCCAGCTGCAGGCCACCACCCCCTCACAGGAACCCCTGCGGGCCCCCTCTCGCTCCAGCACCCCACAGTCCTCCAGCCCCCCCCTCCCCGACCGCGAGGGCTCCCAGACACCCCTCTTCCAGTCCCGTTGCTCCTCTCCACTCAACTTACTTCAGCTAGAAGAGTCTTGCAGTAACCGACAGGAAGTGACTTCATTGGCCGTGGCCGCCGCCCAGGCCCAGCAGACCACACCCACAGGGGGGGTGGCTACACAGGAGTGGGCGGAGCCGCAGGGAGGGAGTGGAGGTTTGGCCTCACCCACTCAGCTCAGCACATCGGGGGACAGAAAAGACAATGAAAAC GTTGAGGCCATTGAGTCATCCAATCAGGATGCCATGTCAACTTCCAGTGACCTGCTGGATCTGCTTCTGCAGGAGGATTCCCGATCAGGCACTGGCTCGGCCGCCTCTGGCTCAGGGTCCTCGGGCTCTGGGTCCCACGGCTGCAGCACATCAGGCAGTGGGACCA GAAGCAGTCAGAGCAGCCACACCAGCAAGTACTTCGGCAGCGTGGACTCCTCGGAGAATGACCTGGCGGGCAAGAAGCAGGCGGGGCTGGCGGCGGAGAGCGAGCAGTTCATCAAGTACGTCCTGCAGGACCCCATCTGGCTGCTGATGGCCAACACCGACGAGAAGGTCATGATGACCTACCAGCTGGCCACCCG GGACCCGGAGACCGTGCTGCGGGAGGACCGGGAGGCCCTGCGCGCCATGCAGAAGCAACAGCCGCGCTTCAGCGAGGAGCAGAAGAGGGAGCTGAGCGAGGTGCACCCTTGGATCAGGACCGGCCGGCTGCCCAGGGCCATCAACATCCCG GCATGTGTGGGGTGCGGCTCGTCCCCTCCGTGCCCGGGCCTGGCGCCGCCCTTCGACGTGGAGCTGCACGAGATGGAGCTCAGCGGCGTGCCGGGGTCGCCCGAGGATCCCGCCGGCAAGACGCTCTCTGCCCCCGAGACGGCCATGGAGGAGGAGGCAGGAcccgcccccgccccccacgCCAATGACCAGGAGATGGCCTCGGAGGAACAGGAAGTGACATCGCAGGGAGGCAAGGCAGCGAGCACAGCGGTGACAGACATGACGCCATGA
- the per1b gene encoding period circadian protein homolog 1b isoform X2 has product MSDDNSDSAPSHADDVHGVGVSGEGAGPRAGSPGLSGGSETNSRSNSSSPLGGGGGANSPGGGPGGRGSRAPRIQGKGPPQGPQGSSDDMDAHSNGNSSGNDSAVLENESQGRQSTRSSQSSSSHNCKDSGVLLETTESNKSSNSQSPSPPSSSIAYSLLSASSEQDHPSTSGCSSDQSARVKTQKELMTALKELKIRVPAERRGKGRSSTLAALQYALTCVKQVRANQEYYHQWTVDEGQNCSLDLSTYTIEELENITSEYTLKNTDTFSVAVSFITGKVVYVSPQAACILRCKPERLQGALFSKLLAPQDVSVFYSNTVPCRLPAWSACNGTATSPLDCTQEKSMFCRLSGGREREGELRYYPFRLTPYQLTLRDSDQAEPQPCCLLIAERVHSGYEAPRIPPDKRIFTTSHTPSCLFQEVDERAVPLLGYLPQDLVGTPVLLYLHPEDRPAMVAVHKKILQLAGQPLDHSAMRVCARSGEYLTIDTSWSSFINPWSRKVAFIIGRHKVRTSPLNEDVFTPPLNGEVRSLVPEIHELSSRIHRLLLQPVHATGSLGYCSVGSNGSHEHYLSIASSSDSNGAPADETLLHKPMTFQQICKDVHMVKNHGQQVFIESRSKPLPQKHASAGPVLPMASSAGVRPAGEVAKEAASAQRSSAPEEAVKKDSPSPYSYQQINCLDSIIRYLESCNIPNTVKRKCGSSSCTASSTSDDDKQKPGEEASDMNKGATVSLGPVGGPKGGPQGPAHPLTPLALHSKAESVVSITSQCSFSSTIVHVGDKKPPESDIVMMEEAPPTPAPPPPLAAPVAPPPDKDPKDPWRRVGLTKEVLSVHTQKEEQAFLNRFRDLSQLRVFEPPTQAERRHSGVPHTRGVRSSRDYPAGGSSGRRGTGRGSRSKAKRLKHQEPSEHGSSVGIGGVFPASSRATTTLSPPHLPLGPPTSSSSWPTSIGSQASLPPLPYHPGVLPAYPLSVYPPTPRPPQGPPDPQSLPPGFPGAQPTGLRYSPPQNPAPMPAPPPLVTPMVAFVLPNYMFPQLNAPVLPQPFFNPTSIFPFPAASAPTALLPQNLGPPPQLQATTPSQEPLRAPSRSSTPQSSSPPLPDREGSQTPLFQSRCSSPLNLLQLEESCSNRQEVTSLAVAAAQAQQTTPTGGVATQEWAEPQGGSGGLASPTQLSTSGDRKDNENVEAIESSNQDAMSTSSDLLDLLLQEDSRSGTGSAASGSGSSGSGSHGCSTSGSGTSECWAVHSAAGLN; this is encoded by the exons AACTCCAGTGGGAACGACTCTGCTGTGCTGGAGAATGAGTCGCAGGGGAGGCAATCCACCAGGAGCTCTCAGAGTAGCTCCAGCCACAACTGCAAGGACTCTGGCGTGTTACTGGAGACCACAGAGAGCAATAAGAG CTCCAACTCCCAGAGCCCCTCGCCTCCCAGCAGCTCCATCGCGTACAGCCTGCTGAGCGCCAGCTCCGAGCAGGACCACCCCTCCACCAGTGGCTGCAG CTCGGACCAGTCCGCGCGGGTGAAGACCCAGAAGGAGCTGATGACGGCCCTGAAGGAGCTGAAGATCCGCGTGCCGGCGGAGCGGCGGGGGAAGGGGCGCTCCAGCACGCTGGCCGCGCTGCAGTACGCCCTCACCTGCGTCAAGCAAGTCCGAG CCAACCAGGAGTACTACCACCAGTGGACAGTGGACGAGGGTCAGAACTGCAGCCTGGACCTGTCAACCTACACCATCGAGGAGCTGGAGAACATCACCTCCGAGTACACCCTCAAGAACACT GACACATTCTCGGTGGCCGTGTCCTTCATCACGGGGAAGGTGGTGTACGTCTCCCCCCAGGCGGCCTGTATCCTGCGCTGCAAACCTGAgcgcctgcagggggcgctttTCTCCAAGCTGCTGGCCCCCCAGGATGTCAGCGTGTTCTACAGCAACACCGTGCCCTGCCGCCTGCCCGCCTGGTCTGCCTGTAATGGCACAG CTACCTCACCCCTGGATTGCACCCAGGAGAAATCCATGTTCTGTCGTCTCAG TGGGGGccgggagagggagggagagctgCGGTACTACCCCTTCCGACTGACGCCCTACCAGCTGACCCTGCGCGACAGCGACCAAGCCGAGCCCCAGCCCTGCTGCCTGCTCATCGCAGAGCGGGTCCATTCTGGATACGAGG cTCCCCGCATTCCCCCAGACAAGCGAATCTTCACCACGAGCCACACCCCCAGCTGTCTCTTTCAGGAGGTGGATGAGCG TGCGGTGCCATTGTTGGGGTACCTTCCTCAGGACCTAGTGGGGACCCCAGTTCTGCTGTACCTGCACCCCGAGGATCGGCCAGCCATGGTGGCTGTTCATAAGAAGA TCCTGCAGTTGGCCGGCCAGCCCCTGGACCACTCCGCCATGCGGGTGTGTGCGCGCAGCGGGGAGTACCTGACCATCGACACCAGCTGGTCCAGCTTCATCAACCCCTGGAGCCGCAAGGTGGCCTTCATCATCGGCCGGCACAAAGTCCGCAC GAGCCCCCTGAACGAGGACGTGTTCACACCGCCCCTCAACGGGGAGGTGCGGTCGCTGGTCCCCGAGATCCACGAGCTGAGCAGCCGGATCCACCGGCTCCTCCTGCAG cCTGTGCACGCCACCGGCTCTCTGGGCTACTGCAGTGTGGGCAGTAACGGCTCCCATGAGCACTACCTCAGCATCGCCTCGTCCAGCGACAGCAACGGGGCGCCCGCCGACGAGACACTGCTGCACAAGCCG ATGACGTTCCAGCAGATCTGTAAGGACGTGCACATGGTGAAGAACCACGGCCAGCAGGTCTTCATCGAGTCGCGCAGTAAACCGCTGCCCCAGAAACACGCCAGCGCAG GTCCGGTGCTGCCGATGGCTAGCAGCGCGGGAGTGAGGCCAGCTGGGGAGGTGGCCAAGGAGGCAGCCTCTGCCCAGCGTTCCTCGGCTCCAGAGGAGGCAGTGAAGAAGGATTCGCCGTCCCCGTACTCCTACCAGCAGATCAACTGTCTGGACAGTATTATCCG GTACCTGGAGAGCTGCAACATTCCCAACACAGTGAAGAGGAAGTGTGGCTCCTCCTCCTGCACCGCATCATCCACCTCCGACGACGACAAGCAGAAGCCTGGAGAGGAGGCCTCAGACATGAATAAAG GGGCGACGGTGTCTCTGGGGCCTGTAGGGGGGCCGAAGGGGGGACCTCAGGGGCCCGCTCACCCCCTCACGCCCCTGGCGCTGCACAGCAAGGCAGAGAGCGTGGTCTCCATCACCAGCCAGTGCAGCTTCAGCAGCACCATTGTCCACGTGGGCGACAAGAAACCCCCCGAGTCAG ACATTGTGATGATGGAAGAGGCCCCTCCCACCCCAGCCCCGCCCCCTCCCTTGGCCGCGCCTGTGGCCCCGCCCCCGGATAAGGACCCGAAGGACCCCTGGCGGCGGGTGGGGCTGACCAAGGAGGTCCTGTCTGTGCACACGCAGAAGGAGGAGCAGGCGTTCCTCAACCGGTTCCGCGACCTCAGCCAGCTGCGGGTCTTCGAGCCACCAACCCAAGCCGAGCGCCGGCACAGCGGGGTGCCCCACACGCGAG GGGTGCGCAGTTCCAGGGACTacccagcagggggcagcagtGGGCGGCGGGGCACCGGACGGGGGAGCAGGTCGAAGGCCAAGAGACTGAAGCACCAGGAGCCGTCCGAGCACGGCAGCTCTGTCGGGATCGGGGGGGTCTTCCCAGCATCCAGCAGGGCCACGACCACCCTGTCCCCCCCGCACCTGCCTCTGGGACCCCCGACTTCGTCCTCGTCCTGGCCCACTTCCATCGGCTCCCAGGCCAGCCTGCCCCCCCTTCCCTACCACCCTGGCGTCCTGCCTGCCTACCCCCTCTCGGTCTACCCGCCCACTCCCAGGCCCCCACAAGGCCCCCCTGACCCCCAAAGCCTTCCCCCTGGCTTTCCCGGTGCCCAGCCCACTGGCCTCCGCTATTCCCCTCCCCAGAACCCCGCCCCCATGCCTGCCCCACCCCCTCTGGTCACCCCCATGGTGGCATTTGTGCTGCCCAACTACATGTTCCCCCAGCTCAACGCCCCGGTCCTCCCTCAGCCCTTCTTCAACCCCACCTCCATCTTCCCCTTCCCAGCTGCCTCCGCCCCCACAGCCCTCCTGCCCCAGAACCTGGGGCCGCCCCCCCAGCTGCAGGCCACCACCCCCTCACAGGAACCCCTGCGGGCCCCCTCTCGCTCCAGCACCCCACAGTCCTCCAGCCCCCCCCTCCCCGACCGCGAGGGCTCCCAGACACCCCTCTTCCAGTCCCGTTGCTCCTCTCCACTCAACTTACTTCAGCTAGAAGAGTCTTGCAGTAACCGACAGGAAGTGACTTCATTGGCCGTGGCCGCCGCCCAGGCCCAGCAGACCACACCCACAGGGGGGGTGGCTACACAGGAGTGGGCGGAGCCGCAGGGAGGGAGTGGAGGTTTGGCCTCACCCACTCAGCTCAGCACATCGGGGGACAGAAAAGACAATGAAAAC GTTGAGGCCATTGAGTCATCCAATCAGGATGCCATGTCAACTTCCAGTGACCTGCTGGATCTGCTTCTGCAGGAGGATTCCCGATCAGGCACTGGCTCGGCCGCCTCTGGCTCAGGGTCCTCGGGCTCTGGGTCCCACGGCTGCAGCACATCAGGCAGTGGGACCAGTGAGTGTTGGGCTGTCCACTCCGCTGCCGGT ctaaattaA